Genomic segment of Peribacillus frigoritolerans:
GAAATATAAGGAGTTTGAGAAGGGAAATTAAATCTTGTTTCACAAGAGAAATCATGGAAGTATGCAAGTGACTCAATCTTTCAATTAACCAAAGTAGCTGAGAAGGAAGGTTTGATGCTTAAAAGCCATCGTTACAAAGGAAGTTGTACTCTAGAGATTATGGGATCAAATTATTATCAAAATCCAAGTGATGCAATCATGAAATCTATTGAAAAAGTAAGGGAATTGGGAATTTAATCATCTAATTTGGAGGAACTCTTTATGAGTAATGGCACACTTACACGAAAACTGGGTTTTTGGTCTGCTCTAGCAATTGCTGTTGGAACTACTATAGGATCGGGTATTTTTGTCTCATCTGGTGATGTTGCAAGGGCTGCGGGTACTCCTTCCATTTCTATTCTAGCCTGGATAATAGGCGGGGTGATTGCCATACCGCAAGTAATGGTTCTGGCCGAGTTATCGACAGCATACCCCCAAAATGGAAGCGGTTACGTTTATTTGAATAAAGCTGGGTGGAGGCCTTTGGCATTTTTATATGGATGGGCCACTTTCTGGGCGTTGGATCCTCCATCCATATCGATTATGGCTTTAGCGATTGTTTCTTATTTAGCAACCTTTTTCCCATTTTTCTCAGGAGTTGCCGGGAAATTATTGGGTATTGCGATCATCCTGCTCATCACATCGATTCATTATCGAAGTGTGAAAGAAGGAGGTCTTTTCCAAGTCATTATCACGGCTATCAAGATCATTCCTTTCCTGATCGTCATTGTGCTGGGAATAATGTATATGAACCCTGAAAACTTTGCTTATACTCCAGGACCTGGTGCCCAAAAGTCAAGTTTAATAGGCGGTGTATCTGCAACCACATGGGCATATACGGGGATGGCTGCAATTTGTTTCATGGCTGGGGAGTTCAAAAATCCAGGGAAAATACTTCCCCGAGCTCTTATTAGTTCGGTATTCATCGTGTTGGCTCTATATACGCTGCTAGCCATTTGTGTCATCGGCTTGATGCCATTTGAAGAATTAATCAACTCCAATGCGGCTGTTTCCGAAGCTGTAAAATATATTCCGGGATTATCGGATATTGCATCATCATTTGTGGCCATTACGGCGATTATTGTTATCTTGGGTTCGCTAAGCTCTTGCATAATGTTTCAGCCCCGCCTTGAGTATGCAATGGCAAAGGACGGACTATTCTTTCAACGCTTTGCGAAGGTCCATCCTAAATATGAAACTCCAAGCTTCTCCATCATCGTTCAGGTTACGTATGCATGTATTCTTGTGTGCTTCAGTAATTTAACAGTGTTACTTGGCTATTTCACACTGATTCAATTGGTTATTAACATCATGGACTTTGCCGCTGTTTATAAATGTCGTAAAAGGGATGATTATAACCCAATCTATCGTATGCCAATGTGGAGATTAACGACGGTTTTAGCTATTCTTGGAGCATCATGGCTGGCTTGGGGAACTTTTACTTGGGCGCCTATTCAAGGAGTGATTGCAGCATTGATCGTCATCGCAACAGGTCTGCCGGTTTACTATTATTGGGAAAGGAAATATGGATCCAAGAAAAATAACGACAGCGATATCGTGGCTTAGCAGAATGTTAAGGGAAGTTGGGCCTTCTCTTGACAAACGCACTAAAATTTAAAATAAAACAATTGTACAAATTA
This window contains:
- a CDS encoding amino acid permease, translated to MSNGTLTRKLGFWSALAIAVGTTIGSGIFVSSGDVARAAGTPSISILAWIIGGVIAIPQVMVLAELSTAYPQNGSGYVYLNKAGWRPLAFLYGWATFWALDPPSISIMALAIVSYLATFFPFFSGVAGKLLGIAIILLITSIHYRSVKEGGLFQVIITAIKIIPFLIVIVLGIMYMNPENFAYTPGPGAQKSSLIGGVSATTWAYTGMAAICFMAGEFKNPGKILPRALISSVFIVLALYTLLAICVIGLMPFEELINSNAAVSEAVKYIPGLSDIASSFVAITAIIVILGSLSSCIMFQPRLEYAMAKDGLFFQRFAKVHPKYETPSFSIIVQVTYACILVCFSNLTVLLGYFTLIQLVINIMDFAAVYKCRKRDDYNPIYRMPMWRLTTVLAILGASWLAWGTFTWAPIQGVIAALIVIATGLPVYYYWERKYGSKKNNDSDIVA